The genomic stretch GGATGAAGACACCAATGGTTTTGAAATCCTGAATGTAAAAGGATGGGATTACCCAAGTTTAGTGGAAACCTATGAGAAAGCAGAAAAAATAGCTCGCGAGCAGCACGTTCCTGTATTGATTCATGTTAATGAAATCACTCAGCCGCAAGGCCACTCTACATCTGGTTCGCATGAGCGCTACAAAAATGAGCAGCGCCTTAAGTGGGAACAAGAATTTGACTGTATCAAAAAGATGCGCGAGTGGATGATAATGAGCGCGGTGGCTACAGAAGAAGAATTGGTAGACATTGAAAAAGCTGCTAAAAAAGTAGCTCGTGAAGCTAAAACTGCAGCTTGGAGCAACTTTATCAATCCTATTAAAGAAGAAGTAAACACCGTAGTGGGTATGATTGAAGCTGCTGCCGCAAAATCTTCGAATAGTGAGGAAATTTCGGCAATGGCTGCTACTCTAAAAAGCACTATGGATCCTTTGCGAAAAGATGCTATTTCTGCAGCACGCAGAGCGGTATGGGCACTTCGCAATGACGGTGATGCCAGCGCAGAGTTAAAAAATTGGCTAGAAGCCGAAAACGTAAAAAACAAAGATCGTTACAACGATTACCTATATAGTCAATCCGATTTAAGTCCTCTTCGCATTGAAGAGGTTGCTCCAATTTATAGCGATGATTCGAAAGAAGTTGACGCTCGAATTATCCTTAAAGAAAACTTTGACCGACTACTTACTGAAAAACCAGAAGTGTTAATCTTTGGGGAAGACAGCGGTAAAATTGGCGATGTAAACCAAGGTTTGGAAGGACTTCAGGAGAAGCATGGCGAAGGCCGTGTGTTTGACACTGGTATTCGTGAAGCTACTATTATGGGTCAAGGTATAGGAATGGCGATGCGTGGTTTGCGCCCAATCGCTGAAATCCAATATTTAGATTACTTGCTATATGCACTTCAAATAATGAGTGATGATTTGGCAACTGTACACTACAGAACCAAAGGTCGTCAAAAAGCTCCGGTTGTAATTCGTACTCGTGGCCACCGTTTAGAAGGTGTATGGCACAGCGGTTCTCCAATGGGATCTATTATTAATACCGTTCGCGGAGTTCATGTTTTAGTACCAAGAAACATGACTAAAGCAGCTGGATTTTATAATACCATGCTGGAAAGTGATGACCCTGCACTTATCGTGGAATGTCTAAATGGTTACCGTTTGAAAGAGCGTACTCCTGATAACCTTAGCGAAATAAGGACCCCACTTGGTGTAGTTGAAACTATCCGCGAAGGAAGTGACCTTACCCTTGTAACTTATGGCAGTAGCTGCCGAATTGCAATGGATGCTGCTAATCTTCTAGAAGAAATGGGTATCGACATGCAGGTGATTGATGTACAGTCTCTACTTCCTTTTGATAGAAACCATGACATTGTAAAAAGCCTGGCAAACACCAATCGCTTGGTAGTGATGGATGAAGATGTGCCTGGTGGTGCAAGCGCATTCATTATGCAGCAAGTGCTAGAAGAGCAAGGTGGTTACAAGCATTTGGATAGCAAGCCGCTTAGCATTACTGCAAAAGCTCACCGCCCTGCTTATGGTACCGATGGAGATTATTTCTCTAAGCCATCAGCTGACGATATTGTAGAGCAAGTATATGCCATGATGCACGAAGCTGACCCTACTCGCTTTCCAGCAATTTAATTTTTTGGACTTAAAATATTTCCCTTGGAAAACAGACAACCCCGGTTGCACAAAAACCTCATTGAGGCTGTAATAGATTCACTTGAAACCATCTTTGGTAAAGGTTTTTATGCAGACAAAGTGATTGAACGCACACTTAAATCCAACCCAAAATGGGGCTCTCGCGACAGAGCTTTTATTGCGGAAAGCACCTACGAAATAGTGCGCTGGTGGAGATACCTATGGGAACTTTATGGCAAGTCGCCTTCGCTAAAGCGAAATGAACTGACCCGAATTTTTGGTCTTTGGTGGCGCCTTAATGGTCAGGAGCTACCAGAGTGGCATGGCTTTGAAGCGGTTCAGGATATTGACATAAAAAGTGCAAAACGCTCGCTTCCCAATGATGTAGGCGTGCAGCAGTCCTTTCCTATTTGGTTTGACGAACTGGCTAATGAAGATTTAGGCAAAGATTGGCCAATTATCGCTCAAAATCTCAACCTTCCTGCAGAATTGATAATAAGGGCAAATACCCTAAAAACCACTCGCCAGGAATTGAAAACCATTTTTAAGAAAGAAGGTGTGGAAACGCACAATTTCTCAGAAAATGAGGTCGGCTTGATCTTTAAGCAACGCCAAAATATCTTTAGCAATGCAAGTTTCAAAAGTGGCCTTTTTGAAGTTCAGGATGGTGGTTCGCAACTTATCGCTCCGTTCCTTAGGCCAGAGCCTGGAATGAAGGTAATTGATGCTTGTGCCGGTGCCGGAGGTAAGACACTTCACCTTGCTGCGCTTATGCAAAACAAAGGTTCGCTCATTGCCATGGATGTGGAAGAGCGAAAACTTGTGGAACTAAAAAGACGCGCCAAGAGAAATGGTGCTCACAATATTGAAATCAAGCACATCGAGGGTTCAAAAACCATCAAGAGATTGAAGGACAAAGCTGATCGTCTTTTGCTTGATGTTCCATGTTCGGGTACGGGAGTTATAAAACGTAACCCTGATACCAAGTGGAAAATCAAACCTGAAGATTTGGAAAAAGTAAAAGGGATTCAACAAGATATTCTAAACGATTACTCCACTATGCTTAAGTCTGGTGGAATGATGGTTTATGCTACATGCTCCATTCTACACAGCGAAAACGAAGATCAGGTAAAGACGTTTTTGGCCAAGCGTGAAGATTTTAAATTGATTGAAGAAAAGCGCGTGAACCCATCCAAAGTATCGGATGGTTTTTACATGGCTCTACTTCAAAAAGCTTAAGCAAGCTATTAGTGGGTACTACGTTTTAACTTGAAATTGTCTTAAATTTACGAGTATGGAAATACTGAATGTAGAAATACTAAACCCCAAAGCCAAAAAGCTTCTGATGAATTTGATGGATATGAAACTTATAAAAGTTTCTAAATCTGAATTCAAGCGAGACAAGTTTTTTGAACTGCTGAAAGACTTGAGGAAAGAGGAGTCACCTTCATTGGAGGACATCCAAAAAGAGGTAAAGGCTGTACGTAAGCAGATGAATGACGGAGAATGAGAATTGTATTGGATACCAATATTTGGATAAGTTATCTCCTTTCTCCCCATTTAAGCTGGCTCGATCATTTTTTCAAAAATCCTGAATTTCACTTATTATTTAGTGAACAGCTACTTTCTGAATTTCTAAGAGTAGCTAAAAAACCTAAGCTCCAAAAGTACTTTTCCGACAAACAACTCACCGATCTTCTTTTGCGTTTTGAAGAGTATGGTGTAATGATAGATGTTCATTCAAATTATGAACTTTGCCGTGATCCTGATGATAACTTTCTTTTAAACCTTGCTGTAGATGGCCATGCCAATTTTTTAGTGAGCGGAGATGATGATTTACTTGTTTTAGGAAAAATCGACACTTGCCAAATAATTTCACTTACCCAACTTAAGGAACACATTTCATGAAAACCACCGAAAGCGATTCTCTATACAATCATCTGGAAAAGATGAGCACACAAGATCTTTTGACTAACATTAATAATGAAGATCAAAAGGTGGCACTGGCTGTGCAAACGTGCATTCCAGAAATAGAGAAATTGGTGGATGTGGTGGTTGAAAAAATGAAAGTTGGTGGTCGCCTTTTCTACATTGGTGCCGGCACCAGCGGACGTTTGGGTATTTTAGATGCCTCTGAGCTCCCTCCTACTTTTGGCGCTGATCCCAATATGGTGGTTGGCCTTATTGCCGGTGGCGACACCGCTATTCGCAAAGCTGTAGAATTTGCCGAAGATGATACCCAAGGTGCTTTGCGCGATTTGGGAGAATTTGACATCAACACAAACGATATGGTTTTGGGCATTGCTGCCTCAGGAACCACTCCTTACGTAATAGGGGGATTAAAAGAATGCCGAAAACGAGGAATTGCCACAGCCTGCATTACCTGCAATGCTGATGCTCCCGTTATCGCTGAAGCAGATTTTCCTATAGTAGCTGTGGTAGGCCCTGAGTTTGTAACTGGAAGTACTCGCATGAAAGCCGGCACCGCTCAAAAACTAATTCTCAATATGATTTCTACCACCACCATGATAAAGCTTGGCCGCGTAAAGGGCAACAAAATGGTGGATATGCAGCTTAGCAACAACAAGCTTGTAGACCGTGGCACCCGCATGATTATGAGCGAAACCGGTACTGATGCTGAAACTGCTGAAAGACTATTGAAAGAGCATGGAGGTGTAAGGAAAGCGGTTGAGGCGTTTTTGAAGTAAGTATCTTCATGCCCTTTTTCCCATTGCTGCAAAAAGGACCAAAAAGATTTTGGTATTTAATTTTGAACAGGATAAGAACTCCGTGAATTAGTTGATTAGATTTTTCACTTCCTCTTCTAATCTTACCAATCGCATTATTTAGGTAAATTTCCAATAACCTCTTAATAACAATTACTAACCATGGCATACTTCAATAAAGCAATCTTAAAGGAACTCATACCAGTCTACCCAAGTATCCTTATCGTCTTTGGGTACCTTAAACTCTCCTTATATTATCAGTTCTTCGGGGTACAGATAATTAATTTTATTGATTTTACAGAAATAATAATACTCTTTCTCCCAGATGTAATCTATTACTTGGTATTGCTTAGTTTATCAGTTTTCCTCCACTATGTAATTGCGCCTAGTGGGTATGGCGCATTTGTTAATGTCTCGGAAGATCACGTTAGCGAAAAGTATTTAGTTAATCGGTTCATTAAATATTTTAAATATCATTTCTGGTATTCTATTTCACTAATCATATGCTTTATACTTGTTGTAGTAGCATACTATCTGCACCGACCAAATTTTTCATTCTTATTATTAATCACTTTATTTAGTACACTTCTTTACATACTGGGCTATTTTCTATCCGAAATTCACAGAAAACATCTGCTAAACTCTGGAAAACAACTTAGTGCCACAGTCCACAACATTATATCAGTTATAGTACTGTTCTCTTTTTTCACAATTTCCAACGTTAGCAAAGAGATTAGGAGCTCTCTGAATAACCCGTCCATTGTAAACTTTAAATACCAAGGAAATCAGATTGCAACAAACTCTGAATGTGTTTATCTAGGTGAAACACGCAATTATATTTTTATTCAAGATAAAAGTTCGGAGAATGCCTACGTCTACCCTAAAGACGATATTTCTGAATTTATAATTTCAAAAACTGACGAAAGTCTGATCCTACTTCAGCTACTCACAAGATAAGTCCTTAAAGATCATATATTCAAAAGCTCTATGATTCACCTGCGATGTAGCTGTGAATCATTTACTTCACCCCCTTCTCCTTCATCCAACTCTTCAAATCCTCAAAACACTCAGGGCTTACACCATGTCCCATTGCGTATTCACGGTATTGATGTGAAATGTTGAGTTGTTCCAAAACCTTCATAGCATTCCTTGCCCAATCTACCGGCAAAACTTCATCGGCAGTGCCATGGCTGGCAAATATGTCAAGGTGCTTCAGGCTTTCAGGATTGTACTTTTCAGGAACAATATCCGGCATAATGTATCCACTCAAGGCAATCACCTTTTGAAACTTCTCCGGGTGGCTCAAGCTCAATCCGTAACTCAAAATACTTCCTTGGCTAAAGCCAAGCAGGTTTACATTTTCAGGGTCCGTTCCATAAGCCTCATGAACTTCATCAATAAACTTAAGAATGGCCTCCATACTTTTTTTGGCCTGAGGAACATTGTTCATCTTTTCGCCAAGATTGCTAAAGTCGATTTCATACCATGCATATCCGCCCCAAGGCAAATCGATTGGAGCACGGGCACTAACCACAAAACACTTTTCGTTGAGCATGGGCGCCATGCCAAACAAATCTTGCTCATGGCTACCAAAGCCGTGAAGCATCAATAAAAGTGGTGGTTTTTCGGTTTTCTGTTGCGGTGGTAATACTTCGTGAACTAAACTTAACGATGCACTCATTTATCTAATCTTGTCTTTAAAATAGCTGCCTACGTGGGTGATTTTGTCCGCCTTTCCATGCTCTATGTATTTTTTAATAGCAAAGGCATTGCTGGAAAAAGCAATCTCATCCCATGGAATTTCTTCAGGCGCGAAGAAACGGATTTCTGTGCTTTCTGTGGTCAACTCATATTTATCGCCCACCATGTCTGCTTTAAAAATCAGATACACCTGATTGGCATGTGGAAGATTATATACGGTGTGCAAATTTCCTAACTCCACAGTGGCTCCAGTTTCCTCATACACTTCACGCTTCGCACCTTGCTCCACAGTTTCCTCATTTTCAAGAAAGCCACAAGGCAGATTCCAAAATCCCAGGCGAGGTTCTATTCCTCTGCGGGCAAGCATTATTTTTCCATCTTTATCTATCAGGCAGCCCACCACCATGTTGGGATTTGTATAATGGATGGTGTCACAATCCGGGCACACAAAGCGTGGAAAGTGGTCATCCTCCGGAATTTTATACATCAAGTCGGCACTGCCGCAATTACTACAGTAGTTCACAGTTTTGTTTCAGTTTCCACAAATCTAACAAAGGTTTGGTGTCTCATCACTTCGTCTCTATCGACTGGAAGATGAATTTCCCAAATTCCAGAGCACTATCTAGGGCGTTTTTTTCGATCAGGTCAAAGGTCAAAATCACGGCCTTTTCAACGGCTACCTCAGTTTTTTCGAAGCCTACGCTTTTGTCTCTCTTCCAAAAATTGAGCAAAAACAAAAACTGAAACCATAATAATGAATCATAGGTATCCGTCAATTTGTTTCGTTCGGCAACTCGTCCCAGCCTTACTCCCTCTTCTATAAGTTCCTTTACCCAAGCTTTAAACTCTTTCTTCGTTTCTGCCATCCCGGTAGGTGTACTTCCAAAAGTGGAAAGAACATCTTCAAGTGTAATCATGGCGTAGCTTCTATAACTTTTCATTTGACAGAAAAATTCACTATAAAAGCTCATAAGCTTCTCGCGAATGCTACGTTCCCCATATTCTAAATTCCCCTCCACTGTTTGAATTACCTGATTAAATAAATCGGACCAAATAGCTTCAGCTACTCGCTCAAATGAATTGAAGCACAGATAAAAGTCCTCTTCAGAGATATTCAGCCCTTTGCAAAAAGCATTAATACTTGGCGGCTGATGGCCATTCATTAATATATATTCACGATAGCCGCTTAATATCTGTTTCTTCAAATCCAAGACAGGACTAACTGGATTTTCCATCTGTGCTTCCATTGTGTTTTTAGTTTGTTGGGCAGAACTCTGTAAAGGTTCCTATTATTCATAATAAGCCGTTAAATCAACAAAATAACAATTTGTCTGTTACCCAAGTATAAATCAAAAACTTAATACTATGAAAACATTTATTCTTTCACTGTCACTCAGCATTCTGTTTGCTATACCCTCTTCATTTGCATTAAATGTAGAAACACCACTGGAACAAAAAGCGGAGAAAATTGAAATTAAGCACAAGGAAATCCCCAAAGAAGTAAGGATGGACATTACAGACAAATATCATGGAGCGGAAATCTTAATGGCATACAAGGAAGTGATTGATGGAGAAATAGTGGGCTATCAAGTAGAAGTAAAAAAAGGACCTAAAAAATGGGTTGTATTATATGACAAGAATGGAAATCCTAAAAATACCGTCCAACCTGAGTAACACAATGGGGATTGAGGTAGGCAATGTGTAGACAAATTCCCCAAAACTCACATCACACCAAAATATTTAAGTCGCTGATTTTCAATATTTTTAAGAGCAACTTGATTTTGGTACGGAATTCACTTTATACAAAGCGTGTTACTAACCAAATAACACCTTCAAAATTTAAATATTTTGAGAGTTCTTTAATTTTTCATCTTACTTGCAGCAATGGAGCTTTTGCCCGCTAACATCAAGAGCTTACATTGCCTGTGAATAGCAAATAATTTAGTCTTCATTTAGACAAGAATAGATGTTATAACGCTGAATTTTAGCGAAATAAAACAAAAATTCTAGCTTAGTTTATCAAAAAGACTGTAAATTTGTAAGAGAAGATAACAGCAGCATTTCAATACAATAGTGGTATGAATGTTGCTTAGAAATAAAACAGAGACCACAATGTGGTTCACAATATTTAAAAAGCTATATAAATAGCAGCGTTAGTTTTTAGTTGTTCGAGTTGAGCTGAAGTCACCACTGGAGAGTGGTGACTTCTTTTTTTTATACCTACCTGAACAATTTTATCTAAGTATCTTTATTATAGCTTTAACGCCATGAACATGAAAGATACAAAACCGAAAATATTGGTGGTAGATGACGACACCACCTTTCTACTAATGTTAAAATCCTTTTTAGAAAAGAAGGGTTTTATACCCCACACAGAATCAACCGCAGAAAAAGGCCTTCAAGCTATTGAAGAAAATACCTTTGACCTTATACTTTCAGATTACCGCATGCCTGGTATTGATGGAATTGAAATGCTTAAAATACTCAAGGAAAAAGGTATCACCACTCCCCTTATTTTGATTACGAGCTATGGTGACATCAAACTTGCCGTAAATGCAATGAAGCTTGGTGCTTCAGACTACTTGACCAAACCTGTAAACCCTGAAGAACTTTTGGCTTTGGTTACTTCGGTAATTGAAACGCCACAAGAAAAGTCTGTTCCGCAGGTGAGTGCTCTTGCCAAAAAATCAAACACCAATTCTGACAATACTCCTCAAAGCCATGCTTCAAAAGCTGACTTTGTAAAAGGCGTAAGTCCACAAACCAAAAATGTAAACCAATACATTGATTTAGTTGGCCCAACTAATATGAGTGTTCTCATACAAGGCGAAAGTGGAACGGGTAAAGAATATGTAGCTCGTCAAATTCACAACCTTAGCAAAAGACGAGATAAGGCATTTGTAGCAATAGATTGCGGATCTCTATCCAAAGAACTAGCAGCCAGTGAACTTTTCGGACATATAAAAGGAAGCTTTACTGGAGCGTCTGTAGACCGAGTTGGTCAATTTGAGGTAGCCAATGGTGGAACCCTTTTTCTGGATGAAATTGGTAACCTCAGTTATGAAATACAAGTTAAACTGCTTAGAGCAATTCAGGAGAAAGTAATAAGACGTGTTGGCGGCCGTGATGACATTCCGATTGATGTAAGATTACTTGCTGCTACCAATGAAAATCTTCAGCGTGCCATTGGTGATGGTGAATTCAGGGAAGATTTGTTTCACCGAATAAATGAATTCAAAATTGAAATAGCTCCGCTAAGGGCTAGAACTGAAGAAGTGAAGCAATTTGCCAATCATTTTCTAAATCAAGCTAATGAAGAACTTGAAAAGAATGTAGAAGGCTTTCAGGAAGAAACAATGAACCTACTCATGGAATACGGCTGGCCTGGAAACCTTCGTGAGCTAAAAAATGTGATTAAACGTTCCGTGCTTCTTACGCAAGGTTCACTTGTTGAGAAGAATGCTTTACCAAGTGAAATCTCCAGTAGATATACACAGCAAGCAGAAGATATTCGAAGCATTCAAGATTCTACAGATTTAAAGCAGCTGGAAAGTGCATTGGAGAGACAAAAAATAATGGAAGCTCTTGAGAAGGTAAGGTTTAACAAAACAAAAGCAGCTAAACTTCTAAACATAGATCGCAAGACGCTTTATAATAAAATCAAAACTTATGGGTTGGAGGTTTAACCTCCAACTCTACATTGCTTCCACCTCTTTTCGCAAACTTATAAAGAGCTCTTCAGAAAGCTTTTGAGTTTTATTTATGCGTTCTTCAACCAGCTTTTTTGGCTGAGTGCTGTCTACCAGTTTTTCGAGCTCTTGCAGGTGTTGCATTACCGCTGTAGCTTTTAGTTGGCCAAAAGTATTTTTCATTTTGTGAGCTGTATCACCAACATTCACAAAGTCATTAGCTTCAAAGTACGACTGCAGGAGAGCCAAATGCTCTTCATTAGTTTCCATAAAGGAGACTAAAAATTCTTTAAGTACTCCTGCATCATCTCCCGCAAAGGCATTAAAGTTTTCCAAAGAAAACAAGGGTTCTTCTTCCAAACTGTTTTGATTTTCAGAGTCGGATTCTTCCCCTTCTCCGTGATTTATTCCCGCTAGCAAAGCTGCTATCTCATATTCCTTGAAAGGCTTCAATAAAGTAGCATCTACCTTTTCTAAAGCTGGGTTTTCTGTTTTTTTGATCATTGCATTGGCCGTGCATAGAATCAATGCAGCTCCTTTACTAGCAGAAGACTCAGAACGAATTTCTTCTATCACTTCCAGGCCACTCTTACCTGGCATTTGAAGATCTACCAATATATAATCAAAGAAAGAGCTCGCGGCCTTCTCTATTCCAGTTTCTCCATCATAGCAACTTTCAAAATCAAGCCCCCACCTTTCTAGAGATGGTTTAAGCAAAACGTGATTCATGCTGTCATCATCAATCAACAGCAAGCGTTTGCCTTCCAAATTTATTTCTACACGCTCTAAGTCAAACTTACCACTATACTCATCCTTATCCCCAATTTTAAAGGGAAGCTCCAGTAAAAATACTGAACCCTCATTAATCTCACTTTCCACGGTAATTCTACCTCTTAGTAAGCTTACCAATTTTTTGCTAATGGTAAGCCCCAGTCCCGTTCCTCCATACTTTCTGGAAATTGAAGTATCCTCTTGGCCAAACCCCTCGAAAATGCTAGACAGTTTTTCCGGAGCAATACCTTTCCCCGTATCCTCCACAATAAATTCCAGCCATAGTCTATCCTTCCTCTGGTTTCTGATTTTTACCATTATTTTCACATAACCGTAAGTGGTAAATTTCACACCATTACCAGCAAGATTTATCAGTATTTGCTTTAAGCGAATAGGATCTCCATTCACAATGAGCTCTTCTAACTCAGGGTCAATTTCACTCTTCAGCTCAATCCCTTTATTGATTGCCAAATGCTCCAAAGTCGCTAAGCTTTCATTGACCACCATCGAAACTTTAAACCCTATTTTTTCCAACCTCAACTTACCCGATTCTATTTTAGAGTAATCGAGAATATCATTCACAAGCATCAACAAATGCTCACTACTGCTCCTTACCTTTTGTAATCGCAATCGTTGATCTTCATCTAACCTAGAACTGGCCAACTGCTCCGAAAAACCAATAATTGCATTTAATGGAGTCCTTATTTCATGACTCATATTTGCTAAAAACTCTTCCTTTACGCTGGCCAAATTTTCTGCTTTGCTCTTTGCTTTACGCAATTCTAATTGAAGCTTACGACCAGAAAGTATATCTCTTATAACCAGGTAAATAAGAACCATAGATAAGATTCCACCAAGAATTGCAAATATGGCTACCGAGGTAAATGATTGCTTGGCAACGGATAAAGTTTCCCTTTTTTCCGCATTGCTAACCAACTCCTCAATTCCTTTGATATTTAAAATAATGGATCGCAGCTGGCTGAAGATCATTTGATCCTTTGCCACCATTTCCAATTCTTTACCAGTAAGTAAAGCAGATTGCTGCTGACGCTGAGCTTCTGCTGCCTCTAAAGCTTTTCGAGCTGTTGTAATAAGAGTGTCTACTTTTTCAAAATAAGCGCTGTCATAAGCTACTGTACGCTCTTTTCGCACCTCACTCCTTACCGGAATCGTGTTATCCTCCTTTTCTTTTTTTGACCCAAACACGCGCTGAAACAAACCCGGACTGCTTTCTGACTTCTCGTCATCGGCATCCATGGCTTCAGTGCGGGTTGTGGTGGTCGTGGTAATTTCCTGCTTGGGCATCAAGAGACTATCACGAAGCATAGTTTCTTGAGTGCGAGACAGTGCACGAAGGGCAGAGCGGTCGATTTGTCTTCTGGATTGTCGAACTTTTATGTCAATGAGATTTTCGAAACTTTGCACTTTCTCATTAAACAATAGCCGAAGAGTATCTACTTCCGATTGATATTCTGTGCCAAAACTCTTTTGATATAAGGAATCAATCAGCTCGTTGATTTCACCCACATTCTGAATATAAACTTGCAGGTCTTTTGGGTCAAGTGTAAGCGAATACGTTCTCGCATGGCTTTCCAGAGTTCCAATATCGGTAAGAATGCTTTCCGTAAGCCTGGTTTCGTCTGGTTGGTTATACAATTTATCCAGTGCATAACTAAACTCACGATAGCTCCTAAAGCTAAAAAAACTGATTGCTCCCAGCACCCCTAAAGTGATAAAGAGCACAATTACAATTTTGAAAATAGTATTATCGGGAGTAAACTTCATGACACAAATTTAGCCTTACGGCAAAGGTATTTTGGTTGTGCCAAGATATTAAATGCTTTTCTGAAAAATAAACAAAACCAAGGCTGTGCTTACTATAAGAAAAAGCCTTTAGTAAAGTTCATACATCTCACTTCCCAGAGGCTCGTCTTCTGTTGAGTTCAGAATATCTTGTATCAAATCATCAATCTGTGCATGGGTAACATTTGGCATACAGATAACATGACTTAGATCGCCTTCCGTTGCCAATTGCCATTTTGCCGCTACAACTTTCGGTTGTGGTGGAATAACCACGGTTATGGCATTTGGGTTTCGCCAGGCTGGAATGTTATTAGCTCTAAATTGCGTTAAAGCATACTCTGCCGTTTCACGGCTTTTTGCCACTCTTGCCTTCAGCCCTTCTATGCCTAATTTGCGCAAAGCATACCATAAAAACAATGGACTATGACCGTTTCTTGAACCAGTAATGGTTGTATCTGAACTACCGATATAAGAAACCGCCATCGCGATTCTATCTCTATTAGCTTTCTTTACCACCACTACCCCACACGGTATCGGGCTTCCAATAAACTTGTGACCACTAATGGCAATACTATCTGCACCATCTTTAAAATCAAAAGCAGGACGTGGCTCAGTTAAGGCATTAATTATTCCACCCAAAGCGGCATCACAATGCACATAGTGATGTTGAATCGCCAAGCTTTTCATCACTCGCTTGATTTGTTGAACATCATCAACTGCCTCTGTCATAGTGGTACCAATATTTGCCAAAACAATAGCCGGCACATTTCTATGGTTACGCATAGATTCCTTTAAATCATCATAATCCATTTCACCATTATCCTGAGTTCGGATTACAATACAAGGCATATTTAGCAGGTGTAAATTCTTCTGAACGCTGTAGTGAGTCGATTCAGAATAGTAAACCATAGCCTTTGGGTAGCGCTCTCTGGCTAGGTAAAGCCCATATAAGTTTCCTTCGGAACCACCATTACTCACATAGCCCCACCAATTGTTGGGTTCAGCCCTAAACAGCTTAGCGAAAAAGGCAATCACCTCCTTCTCCATTTCGTTGCTATTCACACCATAAGTGGAATTAATAAAAGGATCACCAAGGTTATTCATTGGGTATTTAAGAAATGGCATTAGCTCATCATAGTCAAAATCCTTTGATACCGGGTAACCCAAAAAGTTTTCGGTGTTAGTGATAACTTTCTCCAAAAGCTCACTGATGATCTGTTTGCTATTATCCATT from Owenweeksia hongkongensis DSM 17368 encodes the following:
- a CDS encoding alpha-ketoacid dehydrogenase subunit alpha/beta; translation: MSDTRTQSDKQLTFEEFKEGVINDYKLAIESREASLIGRREVLTGKAKFGIFGDGKEVAQIAWSKVFKNGDFRAGYYRDQTFMMAIGQLTTQQFFASLYADTNHENEPASAGRQMNGHFTTQSLDENGNWKDLTAQKNSSADISPTAGQMPRLLGLAEASKVYRENKDLKDFTNFSKNGNEIAWGTIGNASTSEGLFFETFNAAGVLQVPMVISVWDDDYGISVHAKYQTTKENISEILKGFQKDEDTNGFEILNVKGWDYPSLVETYEKAEKIAREQHVPVLIHVNEITQPQGHSTSGSHERYKNEQRLKWEQEFDCIKKMREWMIMSAVATEEELVDIEKAAKKVAREAKTAAWSNFINPIKEEVNTVVGMIEAAAAKSSNSEEISAMAATLKSTMDPLRKDAISAARRAVWALRNDGDASAELKNWLEAENVKNKDRYNDYLYSQSDLSPLRIEEVAPIYSDDSKEVDARIILKENFDRLLTEKPEVLIFGEDSGKIGDVNQGLEGLQEKHGEGRVFDTGIREATIMGQGIGMAMRGLRPIAEIQYLDYLLYALQIMSDDLATVHYRTKGRQKAPVVIRTRGHRLEGVWHSGSPMGSIINTVRGVHVLVPRNMTKAAGFYNTMLESDDPALIVECLNGYRLKERTPDNLSEIRTPLGVVETIREGSDLTLVTYGSSCRIAMDAANLLEEMGIDMQVIDVQSLLPFDRNHDIVKSLANTNRLVVMDEDVPGGASAFIMQQVLEEQGGYKHLDSKPLSITAKAHRPAYGTDGDYFSKPSADDIVEQVYAMMHEADPTRFPAI
- a CDS encoding RsmB/NOP family class I SAM-dependent RNA methyltransferase, giving the protein MENRQPRLHKNLIEAVIDSLETIFGKGFYADKVIERTLKSNPKWGSRDRAFIAESTYEIVRWWRYLWELYGKSPSLKRNELTRIFGLWWRLNGQELPEWHGFEAVQDIDIKSAKRSLPNDVGVQQSFPIWFDELANEDLGKDWPIIAQNLNLPAELIIRANTLKTTRQELKTIFKKEGVETHNFSENEVGLIFKQRQNIFSNASFKSGLFEVQDGGSQLIAPFLRPEPGMKVIDACAGAGGKTLHLAALMQNKGSLIAMDVEERKLVELKRRAKRNGAHNIEIKHIEGSKTIKRLKDKADRLLLDVPCSGTGVIKRNPDTKWKIKPEDLEKVKGIQQDILNDYSTMLKSGGMMVYATCSILHSENEDQVKTFLAKREDFKLIEEKRVNPSKVSDGFYMALLQKA
- a CDS encoding putative toxin-antitoxin system toxin component, PIN family is translated as MRIVLDTNIWISYLLSPHLSWLDHFFKNPEFHLLFSEQLLSEFLRVAKKPKLQKYFSDKQLTDLLLRFEEYGVMIDVHSNYELCRDPDDNFLLNLAVDGHANFLVSGDDDLLVLGKIDTCQIISLTQLKEHIS
- the murQ gene encoding N-acetylmuramic acid 6-phosphate etherase, with product MKTTESDSLYNHLEKMSTQDLLTNINNEDQKVALAVQTCIPEIEKLVDVVVEKMKVGGRLFYIGAGTSGRLGILDASELPPTFGADPNMVVGLIAGGDTAIRKAVEFAEDDTQGALRDLGEFDINTNDMVLGIAASGTTPYVIGGLKECRKRGIATACITCNADAPVIAEADFPIVAVVGPEFVTGSTRMKAGTAQKLILNMISTTTMIKLGRVKGNKMVDMQLSNNKLVDRGTRMIMSETGTDAETAERLLKEHGGVRKAVEAFLK
- a CDS encoding alpha/beta hydrolase; translation: MSASLSLVHEVLPPQQKTEKPPLLLMLHGFGSHEQDLFGMAPMLNEKCFVVSARAPIDLPWGGYAWYEIDFSNLGEKMNNVPQAKKSMEAILKFIDEVHEAYGTDPENVNLLGFSQGSILSYGLSLSHPEKFQKVIALSGYIMPDIVPEKYNPESLKHLDIFASHGTADEVLPVDWARNAMKVLEQLNISHQYREYAMGHGVSPECFEDLKSWMKEKGVK
- a CDS encoding NUDIX hydrolase, which codes for MNYCSNCGSADLMYKIPEDDHFPRFVCPDCDTIHYTNPNMVVGCLIDKDGKIMLARRGIEPRLGFWNLPCGFLENEETVEQGAKREVYEETGATVELGNLHTVYNLPHANQVYLIFKADMVGDKYELTTESTEIRFFAPEEIPWDEIAFSSNAFAIKKYIEHGKADKITHVGSYFKDKIR